In Streptomyces durocortorensis, a genomic segment contains:
- the gcl gene encoding glyoxylate carboligase has product MPRMTAARAAVEILKREGVSNAFGVPGAAINPFYAALKASGGVQHTLARHVEGASHMAEGYTRAKAGNIGVCIGTSGPAGTDMITGLYSAIADSIPILCITGQAPTAVLHKEDFQAVDIASIAKPVTKAATTVLEAAQVPGVFQQAFHLMRTGRPGPVLIDLPIDVQLTEIEFDPELYEPLPVHKPAASRKQVERAVELLNASERPVLVAGGGIINADASELLVEFAELTGVPVIPTLMGWGILPDDHELNAGMVGLQTSHRYGNANFLESDFVLGIGNRWANRHTGKLDVYTQGRTFVHVDIEPTQIGKIFAPDLGIASDAKAALELFVEVARELKAAGRLKDRSAWAASTQERKATLQRRTHFDNVPLKPQRVYEEMNRAFGPETRYVTTIGLSQIAGAQMLHVYKPRHWINCGQAGPLGWTIPAALGVATADPEGTVVALSGDYDFQFMLEELAVGAQHRIPYVHVLVNNSYLGLIRQAQRNFDIDFQVNLEFENLNSPELGVYGVDHVKVVEGLGCKAIRVTEPDQLLPAFEEAKKLAAEFRVPVVVEAILERVTNIAMSGSDIASVNEFEDIATDPSHAPTAIRPLTVS; this is encoded by the coding sequence ATGCCTCGTATGACCGCTGCCCGAGCGGCAGTTGAGATCCTCAAGCGTGAAGGCGTCAGCAACGCGTTCGGTGTGCCGGGTGCGGCGATCAACCCCTTCTACGCGGCCCTCAAGGCCTCCGGCGGGGTGCAGCACACGCTGGCCCGGCACGTCGAGGGCGCCTCCCACATGGCGGAGGGCTACACCCGGGCCAAGGCTGGCAACATCGGCGTCTGCATCGGTACGTCGGGCCCGGCGGGCACCGACATGATCACCGGTCTGTACTCCGCCATCGCCGACTCCATCCCGATCCTGTGCATCACCGGCCAGGCCCCGACGGCCGTCCTGCACAAGGAGGACTTCCAGGCCGTCGACATCGCCTCGATCGCCAAGCCGGTCACCAAGGCGGCCACCACCGTCCTGGAGGCCGCGCAGGTCCCCGGCGTCTTCCAGCAGGCCTTCCACCTGATGCGCACCGGCCGTCCCGGACCGGTCCTCATCGACCTGCCGATCGACGTCCAGCTCACCGAGATCGAGTTCGACCCCGAGCTCTACGAGCCCCTCCCGGTGCACAAGCCGGCCGCGTCCCGCAAGCAGGTCGAGCGGGCCGTCGAGCTGCTGAACGCCTCGGAGCGCCCGGTGCTCGTCGCGGGCGGCGGCATCATCAACGCCGACGCCTCCGAGCTCCTGGTCGAGTTCGCCGAGCTGACCGGCGTCCCCGTCATCCCGACCCTGATGGGCTGGGGCATCCTGCCCGACGACCACGAGCTGAACGCCGGCATGGTGGGCCTCCAGACCTCGCACCGCTACGGCAACGCGAACTTCCTGGAGTCCGACTTCGTCCTCGGCATCGGCAACCGCTGGGCCAACCGCCACACCGGCAAGCTGGACGTCTACACCCAGGGCCGCACCTTCGTCCACGTCGACATCGAGCCCACCCAGATCGGCAAGATCTTCGCCCCCGACCTCGGTATCGCCTCCGACGCCAAGGCCGCGCTGGAGCTCTTCGTCGAGGTGGCGCGCGAGCTGAAGGCCGCGGGCAGGCTGAAGGACCGCTCGGCCTGGGCCGCCTCCACGCAGGAGCGCAAGGCGACCCTCCAGCGCCGCACCCACTTCGACAACGTGCCGCTCAAGCCGCAGCGCGTGTACGAGGAGATGAACCGGGCGTTCGGCCCCGAGACCCGTTACGTCACCACCATCGGCCTCTCCCAGATCGCCGGCGCGCAGATGCTCCACGTCTACAAGCCGCGCCACTGGATCAACTGCGGCCAGGCGGGCCCCCTCGGCTGGACGATCCCGGCCGCCCTGGGCGTCGCCACCGCGGACCCGGAGGGCACGGTCGTCGCCCTCTCCGGCGACTACGACTTCCAGTTCATGCTGGAGGAGCTGGCCGTCGGCGCGCAGCACCGCATCCCGTACGTCCACGTCCTGGTGAACAACTCCTACCTGGGGCTCATCCGCCAGGCCCAGCGCAACTTCGACATCGACTTCCAGGTCAACCTGGAGTTCGAGAACCTCAACTCCCCGGAGCTGGGCGTCTACGGCGTCGACCACGTCAAGGTCGTCGAGGGCCTCGGCTGCAAGGCGATCCGGGTCACCGAGCCGGACCAGCTGCTGCCCGCCTTCGAGGAGGCGAAGAAGCTGGCCGCGGAGTTCCGGGTGCCGGTGGTCGTCGAGGCGATCCTGGAGCGCGTCACGAACATCGCGATGAGCGGCAGTGACATCGCGTCGGTCAACGAGTTCGAGGACATCGCGACGGACCCGTCCCACGCGCCCACCGCGATTCGCCCCCTGACGGTCTCCTGA
- a CDS encoding catalase: MAKRVLTTESGAPVADNQNSATAGVGGPILLQDQHLLEKLARFNRERIPERVVHARGSGAYGYFEVTDDVTGFTRADFLSSVGKRTETFLRFSTVADSLGGADAVRDPRGFALKFYTDEGNYDLVGNNTPVFFIKDPIKFPDFIHSQKRDPFTGKQEPDNVWDFWAHAPEATHQVTWLMGDRGIPASYRHMNGYGSHTYQWTNAEGEAFFVKYHFKTNQGVRSLSGEQAAELVGKDANSHQTDLLQAIERGVNPSWTLYVQVMPAAEAADYRFNPFDLTKVWPHSDYPLQRVGRLVLDRNPDNVFAEVEQAAFSPNNFVPGIGPSPDKMLQGRLFAYADAHRYRLGVNHTQLPVNAPKATQADNYGRDGLHATRNGSRHDKNYEPNSYSGPAQTDAALAAPLAIHGWTGTYETAAHAKDDDFFQAGELYRLMSEDEKGRLVANIAGGLSQVTRDDVIEKNLAHFHAADADYGKRVEEAVRALRED; this comes from the coding sequence ATGGCTAAGCGTGTGCTCACGACCGAGTCAGGCGCCCCGGTCGCCGACAACCAGAACTCCGCCACCGCCGGTGTCGGTGGACCGATCCTCCTCCAGGACCAGCACCTCCTGGAGAAGCTCGCCCGCTTCAACCGTGAGCGCATCCCGGAGCGCGTGGTCCACGCCCGCGGCTCCGGTGCGTACGGCTACTTCGAGGTCACCGACGACGTCACCGGCTTCACCCGCGCCGACTTCCTCTCCTCGGTGGGCAAACGCACCGAGACGTTCCTCCGCTTCTCCACCGTCGCCGACTCGCTCGGCGGCGCGGACGCGGTCCGCGACCCGCGCGGCTTCGCCCTCAAGTTCTACACGGACGAGGGCAATTACGACCTGGTCGGCAACAACACCCCGGTGTTCTTCATCAAGGACCCGATCAAGTTCCCCGACTTCATCCACTCGCAGAAGCGCGACCCGTTCACGGGCAAGCAGGAGCCGGACAACGTCTGGGACTTCTGGGCGCACGCCCCCGAGGCGACGCACCAGGTCACCTGGCTGATGGGCGACCGCGGCATCCCCGCCTCGTACCGTCACATGAACGGCTACGGCTCGCACACCTACCAGTGGACGAACGCCGAGGGCGAGGCCTTCTTCGTCAAGTACCACTTCAAGACGAACCAGGGTGTGCGGTCCCTCTCCGGCGAGCAGGCCGCCGAGCTCGTCGGCAAGGACGCCAACTCGCACCAGACGGACCTGCTCCAGGCCATCGAGCGGGGCGTGAACCCGTCCTGGACGCTGTACGTCCAGGTGATGCCCGCCGCCGAGGCCGCGGACTACCGGTTCAACCCGTTCGATCTCACCAAGGTGTGGCCGCACAGCGACTACCCGCTCCAGCGGGTCGGCCGCCTGGTCCTGGACCGCAACCCGGACAACGTGTTCGCGGAGGTCGAGCAGGCCGCGTTCTCCCCGAACAACTTCGTGCCCGGCATCGGCCCGTCCCCGGACAAGATGCTCCAGGGCCGGCTGTTCGCCTACGCGGACGCGCACCGGTACCGCCTGGGCGTCAACCACACCCAGCTGCCGGTGAACGCCCCCAAGGCGACGCAGGCCGACAACTACGGCCGCGACGGGCTGCACGCGACCCGCAACGGCTCGCGCCACGACAAGAACTACGAGCCCAACTCGTACTCCGGTCCGGCGCAGACCGACGCGGCGCTCGCCGCCCCGCTCGCGATCCACGGCTGGACGGGCACGTACGAGACGGCCGCCCACGCCAAGGACGACGACTTCTTCCAGGCGGGCGAGCTCTACCGGCTCATGTCCGAGGACGAGAAGGGCCGCCTGGTCGCGAACATCGCCGGAGGCCTCTCTCAGGTCACCCGCGACGACGTGATCGAGAAGAACCTCGCCCACTTCCACGCCGCCGACGCCGACTACGGCAAGCGCGTGGAGGAGGCCGTCCGCGCCCTGCGCGAGGACTAG
- a CDS encoding winged helix DNA-binding domain-containing protein, with translation MAAKTPRTPAPRTPAHRTPAHPVVLSDRALNRATLDRQLLLRRSAMPAKDAVAHLVGLQAQNTKPPYFQLYARLADFDPEELSALMESREVVRIVSLRSTLHTHTADDALTLRPLVQPARERELKNFRRGLDGVDLDRLAAVTVELVEERPRPVKELREELLTRWPDADPLALTAAARCLLPLVQVTPRGLWGRGGQVALTTLEHWLGRPAGPAPAPDATVLRYLAAFGPASVKDFQAWAGLTRTKEVFERLRPRLLTFRDERGVELFDLPDAPRPDPDTPAPPRFLPEFDNVLLGHADRTRVVPQANKGRNWVGNQSFGTVLIDGFFEAVWRVEPTGGTATLTVQPLRRPSRAERAEITEEAARMLAVMTDATAYDVRFGTFLDFGDG, from the coding sequence ATGGCCGCGAAGACGCCCCGCACCCCCGCTCCCCGCACCCCCGCACACCGAACTCCCGCTCACCCCGTCGTCCTCTCCGACCGGGCGCTGAACCGGGCGACCCTGGACCGGCAGCTCCTGCTGCGCCGGTCCGCCATGCCCGCGAAGGACGCGGTCGCCCATCTCGTCGGACTCCAGGCCCAGAACACCAAGCCGCCGTACTTCCAGCTGTACGCCCGGCTCGCGGACTTCGACCCCGAGGAGCTGTCCGCCCTGATGGAGTCCCGTGAGGTGGTCCGGATCGTCAGCCTGCGCTCCACCCTCCACACCCATACGGCCGACGACGCGCTGACCCTGCGCCCCCTCGTGCAGCCGGCGCGTGAGCGGGAGTTGAAGAACTTCCGGCGCGGCCTGGACGGGGTGGACCTGGACCGGCTCGCGGCGGTGACCGTGGAGCTGGTCGAGGAGCGTCCGCGCCCGGTCAAGGAGTTGCGCGAGGAGCTGCTCACGCGCTGGCCGGACGCGGACCCCCTCGCGCTCACCGCGGCCGCCCGTTGTCTGCTGCCGCTGGTCCAGGTCACCCCGCGCGGGCTGTGGGGGCGCGGCGGACAGGTCGCCCTGACCACCCTGGAGCACTGGCTCGGCAGGCCCGCCGGACCCGCGCCCGCGCCGGACGCCACCGTCCTGCGCTACCTGGCGGCGTTCGGACCCGCCTCGGTGAAGGACTTCCAGGCCTGGGCGGGGCTGACCCGGACGAAGGAGGTCTTCGAGCGGCTGCGGCCCCGGCTGCTCACCTTCCGGGACGAGCGGGGCGTCGAGCTGTTCGACCTCCCCGACGCCCCGCGCCCGGACCCGGACACCCCGGCCCCGCCGCGCTTCCTGCCCGAGTTCGACAACGTCCTCCTGGGCCACGCCGACCGCACCAGGGTCGTCCCGCAGGCCAACAAGGGCCGCAACTGGGTGGGCAACCAGTCGTTCGGGACCGTCCTGATCGACGGCTTCTTCGAGGCGGTCTGGCGCGTCGAACCCACCGGCGGCACCGCGACCCTCACCGTCCAGCCGCTCCGGAGGCCGTCCCGCGCCGAGCGTGCGGAGATCACGGAGGAGGCGGCACGGATGCTGGCGGTGATGACGGACGCGACGGCGTACGACGTCCGCTTCGGCACATTCCTGGACTTCGGCGACGGCTGA
- a CDS encoding AMP-binding protein, whose product MSELTRGSRLSYAHGTGTTALLGDTVGRDLDRTIAAHGDREALVDVVSGRRWTYTEFGADVDELARALMASGVEKGDRVGIWAVNCPEWVLVQYATARIGAVMVTINPAYRAHELAFVLKQAGISLLVASLAHRTSDYRALVDEVRADCPSLRAVHYIGDPSWSELTAAAPAVTREQLAAREAALSCDDPINIQYTSGTTGFPKGATLSHHNILNNGYFVGETVAYTEADRVCLPVPFYHCFGMVMGNLGITSHGACIVIPGPSFEPAAVLAAVQQERCTSLYGVPTMFIAELNLPDFAAYDLSSLRTGIMAGSPCPVEVMKRVVAEMHMAEVSICYGMTETSPVSTQTRRDDDLERRTGTVGRALPHIEVKIVDPATGITLPRGSAGELCTRGYSVMLGYWDQPDRTAEVIDAGRWMHTGDLAVMRDDGYVQVVGRIKDMIIRGGENVYPREIEEFLHGHPKISDVQVVGVPDEHYGEEILACVIPRDPADPPTLEELTAHCRERLAHYKIPRRLRILEAFPMTVSGKVRKIELRESYAD is encoded by the coding sequence GTGAGCGAGCTGACGCGCGGGAGCCGCCTGTCCTACGCGCACGGCACCGGCACCACCGCCCTGCTCGGTGACACCGTCGGCCGCGACCTGGACCGGACGATCGCCGCCCACGGCGACCGCGAGGCCCTGGTGGACGTGGTCTCCGGCCGCCGCTGGACGTACACGGAATTCGGCGCGGACGTCGACGAGCTGGCCCGTGCCCTGATGGCGTCCGGCGTGGAGAAGGGCGACCGGGTCGGCATCTGGGCGGTCAACTGCCCCGAGTGGGTGCTCGTCCAGTACGCCACCGCCCGCATCGGGGCCGTCATGGTCACCATCAACCCGGCCTACCGCGCCCACGAGCTGGCGTTCGTCCTGAAGCAGGCGGGCATCTCCCTGCTGGTCGCCTCCCTCGCGCACCGCACCAGCGACTACCGAGCCCTGGTCGACGAGGTCCGCGCCGACTGCCCGTCCCTGCGAGCCGTCCACTACATCGGCGACCCGTCCTGGTCCGAGCTGACCGCCGCCGCCCCCGCCGTCACCCGGGAGCAACTGGCCGCCCGCGAGGCCGCCCTGTCCTGCGACGACCCGATCAACATCCAGTACACCTCGGGCACCACCGGCTTCCCCAAGGGTGCCACGCTCTCCCACCACAACATCCTCAACAACGGCTACTTCGTCGGGGAGACGGTCGCGTACACCGAGGCCGACCGGGTCTGTCTGCCGGTGCCCTTCTACCACTGCTTCGGCATGGTCATGGGCAATCTCGGCATCACCTCGCACGGCGCGTGCATCGTGATCCCAGGCCCGTCCTTCGAACCGGCCGCCGTGCTCGCCGCCGTCCAGCAGGAGCGCTGCACCTCGCTGTACGGCGTCCCCACCATGTTCATCGCCGAACTGAACCTGCCGGACTTCGCCGCGTACGACCTCTCCTCGCTGCGCACCGGCATCATGGCCGGTTCCCCCTGCCCGGTCGAGGTGATGAAGCGGGTCGTCGCGGAGATGCACATGGCCGAGGTGTCCATCTGCTACGGGATGACGGAGACGTCCCCCGTCTCCACCCAGACCCGCCGCGACGACGACCTGGAACGCCGTACGGGCACGGTCGGCCGGGCGCTGCCGCACATCGAGGTCAAGATCGTGGACCCGGCCACCGGGATCACCCTGCCGCGCGGCTCCGCCGGCGAGCTGTGCACCCGGGGCTACAGCGTGATGCTCGGCTACTGGGACCAGCCCGACCGCACCGCCGAGGTGATCGACGCGGGCCGCTGGATGCACACCGGGGACCTCGCGGTCATGCGCGACGACGGCTACGTCCAGGTCGTCGGGCGGATCAAGGACATGATCATCCGGGGCGGCGAGAACGTCTACCCCCGGGAGATCGAGGAGTTCCTGCACGGTCACCCGAAGATCTCCGACGTCCAGGTGGTCGGCGTGCCGGACGAGCACTACGGGGAGGAGATCCTGGCCTGCGTGATTCCCCGCGACCCGGCCGACCCGCCGACCCTGGAGGAGCTCACCGCGCACTGCCGGGAACGGCTCGCCCACTACAAGATCCCGCGCAGGCTGCGGATTCTGGAGGCCTTCCCGATGACGGTGAGCGGCAAGGTCCGCAAGATCGAGCTGCGCGAGTCGTACGCGGACTGA
- a CDS encoding AMP-binding protein — protein sequence MSATNATETFRAARDFLLEHREDYETAYAGFRWPQTDRFNWALDWFDVIAENNDRTALHIVEEDGRRTEVSFAAMSERSDRTANWLTEQGVREGDRILVMLGNQVELWESALAAMKLRAVVIPATPLLGPADLRDRVQRGRVRHVLVRDADTAKFDQVPGEYTRIAVGEEVPGWLPYGEAAKAPAGFTPDRGTDADEPLMLYFTSGTTARPKLVEHTHVSYPVGHLSTMYWIGLRPGDVHLNISSPGWAKHAWSNLFAPWTAEATVFIVNYTRFDASRLMAEMDRAGVTSFCAPPTVWRMLIQADLSRLDVPPREAVAAGEPLNPEVIETVRREWGVTIRDGFGQTETAVQVANTPGQHLKTGSMGRPSPGFTVELLDPVTGRPGAAEGEIALDLADRPVGLMTGYHGDPDRTAETMAGGYYRTGDIGARDDDGYITYVGRADDVFKASDYKISPFELESALLEHEAVAEAAVVPAPDPLRLAVPKAYVVLAEGWEPGPDAAKALFEHSRAVLAPYKRIRRLEFAELPKTVSGKIRRIELRERTAAGDGTEFDEGDFK from the coding sequence ATGTCGGCGACGAACGCGACGGAGACGTTCCGGGCCGCCCGGGACTTCCTGCTGGAGCACCGCGAGGACTACGAAACGGCGTACGCGGGCTTCCGCTGGCCCCAGACCGACCGCTTCAACTGGGCGCTGGACTGGTTCGACGTCATCGCTGAGAACAACGACCGCACCGCCCTGCACATCGTCGAGGAGGACGGCCGGCGTACCGAGGTGTCCTTCGCGGCGATGTCCGAGCGCTCCGACCGGACCGCCAACTGGCTGACGGAACAAGGGGTCCGGGAGGGCGACCGCATCCTCGTGATGCTCGGCAACCAGGTCGAGCTGTGGGAGAGCGCGCTCGCCGCGATGAAGCTGCGCGCCGTCGTCATCCCCGCCACCCCGCTGCTCGGCCCCGCCGATCTGCGCGACCGGGTGCAGCGCGGCCGGGTCCGCCATGTGCTCGTACGGGACGCGGACACCGCGAAGTTCGACCAAGTGCCGGGGGAGTACACCCGGATCGCGGTGGGTGAGGAGGTTCCGGGCTGGCTGCCGTACGGGGAAGCGGCGAAGGCGCCCGCGGGCTTCACGCCCGATCGCGGGACGGACGCCGACGAGCCGCTGATGCTCTACTTCACCTCCGGCACGACCGCCCGCCCAAAGCTCGTCGAGCACACCCATGTGTCCTACCCCGTAGGCCACTTGTCGACGATGTACTGGATCGGCCTCCGCCCCGGGGACGTCCACCTGAACATCTCGTCGCCCGGCTGGGCCAAGCACGCCTGGTCGAACCTCTTCGCCCCGTGGACCGCCGAGGCCACCGTCTTCATCGTCAACTACACCCGCTTCGACGCCTCCCGTCTGATGGCCGAGATGGACCGCGCGGGCGTCACCAGCTTCTGTGCTCCGCCGACCGTCTGGCGGATGCTCATCCAGGCCGACCTGTCCCGGCTGGACGTCCCGCCGCGCGAGGCCGTCGCGGCGGGGGAGCCGCTGAACCCCGAGGTGATCGAGACGGTCCGGCGGGAGTGGGGGGTCACCATCCGGGACGGCTTCGGTCAGACGGAGACCGCCGTCCAGGTCGCCAACACCCCCGGCCAGCACCTCAAGACCGGTTCCATGGGCCGCCCCAGCCCCGGCTTCACCGTGGAGCTGCTCGACCCGGTGACGGGACGGCCCGGGGCGGCGGAGGGGGAGATCGCCCTCGACCTGGCCGACCGGCCCGTCGGCCTGATGACCGGCTACCACGGCGACCCGGACCGCACGGCCGAGACGATGGCGGGCGGCTACTACCGCACGGGCGACATCGGCGCCCGCGACGACGACGGCTACATCACGTACGTGGGCCGCGCCGACGACGTCTTCAAGGCCTCCGACTACAAGATCTCGCCGTTCGAGCTGGAGAGCGCCCTCCTGGAGCACGAGGCGGTCGCCGAGGCCGCGGTCGTCCCCGCCCCCGACCCGCTCCGGCTGGCCGTACCGAAGGCGTACGTCGTGCTGGCGGAGGGCTGGGAGCCCGGCCCGGACGCCGCGAAGGCGCTCTTCGAGCACTCCCGGGCGGTCCTCGCCCCGTACAAACGCATCCGCAGGCTGGAGTTCGCTGAGCTGCCCAAGACCGTCTCGGGCAAGATCCGCCGCATCGAACTCCGCGAACGCACCGCCGCCGGTGACGGCACCGAGTTCGACGAGGGGGACTTCAAGTGA
- a CDS encoding GNAT family N-acetyltransferase → MRIRSARRSDLPLLQDIERAAGEPFRTLGMAFVADDDPPPLDLLENYRLAGRCWVATDPLSATGDRPLGYVLADPVDGALHIEQVSVDPAAARRGIGRALIDRLAALAVGRGMKALTLTTFTDVPWNAPYYTRIGFRVLTEDELTDGLRAIRTEEAQHGLDRWPRVCMRRDLVPAARPPEASPTMAVGGGA, encoded by the coding sequence ATGCGTATCCGCTCCGCCAGACGCTCCGATCTCCCGCTTCTCCAGGACATCGAGCGCGCCGCAGGGGAACCGTTCCGCACCCTGGGCATGGCCTTCGTGGCCGACGACGACCCGCCCCCGCTCGACCTGCTGGAGAACTACCGGCTCGCAGGCCGCTGCTGGGTGGCCACCGACCCCCTCTCCGCCACCGGCGACCGGCCGCTCGGCTATGTGCTCGCCGACCCCGTCGACGGCGCCCTGCACATCGAACAGGTCTCGGTCGACCCGGCCGCCGCCCGCCGTGGCATCGGCCGCGCCCTCATCGACCGGCTCGCCGCCCTCGCGGTGGGACGCGGGATGAAGGCGCTCACCCTGACCACCTTCACCGACGTGCCGTGGAACGCCCCCTACTACACCCGGATCGGCTTCCGGGTCCTGACCGAGGACGAACTCACCGACGGGCTGCGGGCCATCCGCACCGAGGAGGCCCAGCACGGCCTGGACCGCTGGCCCCGGGTCTGCATGCGACGCGATCTGGTGCCGGCCGCCCGGCCCCCGGAGGCCTCGCCCACCATGGCGGTCGGCGGCGGCGCATGA
- a CDS encoding DMT family transporter — protein sequence MISVLFAVLTALSNGSASVLQRRAAMEVPDSEAMRLSLIGRLVRQKVWLAGIGLVIVAAVCQAVALATGPIAVVQPIFVIELPLTLLIAGLVMRVRADRTVWYGVAAVTVGLALGMVSAAPVEGSDTVGGADWIPALLLTGLFEAGLIVAALRTRGNPRAALLGLAAACGYALTAALMKDAMAHLDDGGALALLSSWQLYATAAAGVGALFLLQNALQAGSLVAVQPMLTLGDALISILYGVTLFDEELRTGWWLLPELVALALIATGCVRLARTPLARGTLAPPPPAPRTR from the coding sequence GTGATCAGTGTTCTGTTCGCCGTCCTGACCGCCCTCAGCAATGGTTCCGCCTCGGTGCTCCAGCGCCGGGCGGCGATGGAGGTGCCCGACAGCGAGGCGATGCGGCTCTCGCTGATCGGTCGTCTGGTGCGGCAGAAGGTGTGGCTGGCCGGGATCGGACTGGTGATCGTGGCGGCGGTCTGCCAGGCGGTCGCGCTGGCCACCGGGCCGATCGCGGTGGTCCAGCCGATCTTCGTGATCGAGCTGCCCCTGACCCTGCTGATCGCCGGGCTGGTGATGCGGGTGCGGGCGGACCGGACCGTCTGGTACGGGGTCGCGGCGGTCACGGTGGGCCTGGCGCTCGGCATGGTGTCGGCCGCGCCGGTCGAGGGCAGCGACACGGTCGGGGGCGCCGACTGGATTCCGGCGCTGCTGCTGACCGGGCTGTTCGAGGCGGGGCTGATCGTCGCCGCGCTCAGGACGCGCGGCAACCCCCGGGCAGCGCTGCTGGGGCTGGCCGCCGCCTGCGGCTATGCGCTGACGGCGGCGCTGATGAAGGACGCGATGGCGCACCTGGACGACGGCGGGGCCCTCGCGCTGCTGTCGTCCTGGCAGCTGTACGCCACGGCGGCGGCCGGGGTGGGCGCCCTCTTCCTGCTGCAGAACGCGCTTCAGGCGGGCAGTCTGGTGGCCGTTCAGCCGATGCTGACGCTGGGGGACGCGCTGATCAGCATCCTGTACGGGGTGACGCTGTTCGACGAGGAGCTGCGGACCGGCTGGTGGCTGCTGCCCGAGCTGGTCGCGCTGGCCCTCATCGCCACCGGCTGCGTGCGTCTGGCCCGTACCCCGCTGGCCAGGGGCACGCTGGCACCGCCGCCCCCGGCCCCCCGAACGCGGTAG
- a CDS encoding response regulator transcription factor, translating to MPEPVDAVEMQAALLRLRRTSGLPVVFGGLLSDARHARIAELNGAQTSALRGLVVSAGSGLGGKAIALSRPCAVTDYPSSRHISHEYDTAVAAEGLRSVVAVPVVVRRRVRGVLYGALRTPVALGDRTFDAAVAAARDVEQALVVRDEARQLLAASRERVTDPDRAPGAWEDVREAHRELRALAPRIVDPDLREELLEVCGRLATASGARVPASREVRLAPREVDVVACVAAGATNAAAAERLGLRPETVKGYLRSAMRKLGAQTRLEAVVAARRAGLLP from the coding sequence GTGCCGGAACCGGTCGATGCGGTCGAGATGCAGGCGGCGCTGCTCAGGCTGCGCCGCACGAGCGGGCTTCCCGTGGTGTTCGGCGGCCTGCTGTCCGACGCCCGCCACGCGCGGATCGCCGAGCTGAACGGGGCGCAGACCAGTGCGCTGCGAGGCCTGGTCGTCTCCGCCGGGAGCGGTCTGGGCGGCAAGGCCATCGCGCTGTCCCGCCCCTGCGCGGTGACGGACTATCCCTCCTCGCGCCACATCAGCCACGAGTACGACACGGCGGTGGCGGCGGAGGGGCTGCGCTCGGTGGTCGCGGTGCCCGTCGTCGTACGGAGAAGGGTGCGGGGCGTGCTGTACGGGGCGCTGCGCACCCCGGTGGCACTCGGGGACCGGACGTTCGACGCGGCGGTGGCTGCGGCCCGCGATGTGGAGCAGGCGCTCGTCGTACGGGACGAGGCACGGCAGCTGCTGGCCGCCTCCCGGGAGCGGGTGACCGATCCGGACCGGGCGCCGGGGGCCTGGGAGGACGTGCGCGAGGCCCACCGCGAACTGCGCGCCCTGGCCCCGAGGATCGTCGACCCGGATCTGCGCGAGGAGCTGCTGGAGGTCTGCGGGCGGCTGGCCACGGCGTCGGGAGCGCGGGTTCCGGCCTCCCGCGAAGTGCGGCTGGCTCCACGCGAGGTGGACGTGGTGGCGTGTGTGGCGGCGGGGGCGACGAACGCGGCGGCCGCCGAACGGCTGGGGCTGCGCCCCGAGACGGTGAAGGGTTATCTGCGGTCCGCCATGCGGAAGTTGGGGGCGCAGACGCGGCTGGAGGCGGTAGTGGCTGCACGGCGGGCGGGGCTGCTGCCCTGA